From the genome of Panulirus ornatus isolate Po-2019 chromosome 8, ASM3632096v1, whole genome shotgun sequence, one region includes:
- the LOC139749862 gene encoding dynein intermediate chain 2, ciliary-like isoform X3, whose amino-acid sequence MAFVPPNAVPGYYDTLPQYLSRIRATLGRQVQTRRKPNVERKKSWRRYVKRSAHDPKPSRVAPEHQQMRLERVADIRLTTQSGGSHNLVRYNIKARAYQRVPDDDPLLHLLTLPSRVIHKDQLLQQKVFARGPQPARPPPTPAKKVQFDVDSDSDQDMDDEKEMTSLSLDLVTREQLAGFETQANPFNFSERVSQTDTHRLKSSGVQTDPPPDTYFSDTAGVSIIYIAYERDHHQKLLDRKELDKKQEINSVMECARIDDYASLVAAGWGDGTVVVYYVRSTGAQHMIHSTPVDGKHLLPVTRIRWIDTEASEDLSLYSVSLDGRVTYWRVTPSALLPSDVLDLNKNPQLAPDQCQPHLQGIGTCLALKPDDRTQLLLGVDTGSVYQFSIACPSHSCTRYPAHTASVRDVAWNHYHNKVFISCSLDWTVKIWLQFSLSPLMTLDLGGAVAGVQWAPYSSSVFVAVTDEGRVQVYDLFFRKSYPLCSQRLLHRRQVAVSCVALNPKHPVILVGGERGYLLALKLSPNLRKIYNNPRGFDQLPHKEIELCKIERLIALNRGLGMHSGCFREDAKTDDKTRERTSAALTLVVKRKHPTDF is encoded by the exons GATCCGTGCGACCCTCGGCCGACAAGTTCAGACGAGGAGGAAGCCGAATGTGGAGAGGAAGAAGTCCTGGCGGAGGTATGTCAAGAGGAGCGCTCACGACCCCAAGCCCTCCCGTGTGGCGCCAGAGCACCAG CAGATGAGGCTGGAGCGGGTAGCGGACATCCGGCTGACAACACAGAGTGGCGGGAGCCACAACCTGGTGCGATACAACATCAAGGCCAGAGCGTACCAACGGGTGCCTGACGACGaccccctcctgcacctcctcaccCTGCCCTCCAGGGTCATTCACAAGGACCAGCTGCTACAGCAGAAGGTGTTTGCGCGAGGGCCGCAGCCGGCccgtccacctcccacaccagccaagAAAG TGCAGTTCGATGTTGACTCCGACTCGGACCAGGACATGGACGACGAGAAGGAGATGACGTCGCTAAGTCTGGATTTGGTGACTCGGGAGCAGTTGGCCGGGTTCGAGACGCAAGCCAACCCCTTCAACTTCAGCGAGCGAGTCTCTCAAACTGACACACACAGGCTAAAG AGCAGTGGCGTGCAGACGGACCCACCGCCAGACACCTACTTCTCGGACACCGCCGGCGTGAGCATCATCTACATTGCTTACGAGAGGGACCACCACCAGAAACTCCTGGACAGGAAGGAATTGGACAAGAAACAAGAGATAAACAGCGTGATGGAGTGTGCTCGGATAGATGAT TACGCTAGCCTGGTGGCCGCCGGATGGGGTGATGGCACTGTGGTGGTCTACTACGTCCGCTCCACCGGTGCCCAACACATGATACACTCGACTCCTGTTGATGGCAAACACCTCCTGCCCGTGACTCGG ATCCGATGGATTGACACTGAAGCGTCCGAGGACCTGAGCCTGTACTCTGTGTCCCTGGACGGCCGCGTGACCTACTGGCGGGTGACCCCATCAGCCCTCCTCCCGTCTGATGTCCTCGACCTGAACAAGAACCCCCAACTCGCACCTGACCAGTGCCAACCACACCTGCAGG GGATAGGGACGTGTCTGGCCCTTAAACCTGACGACAGGACACAGCTCCTGCTAGGTGTGGACACTGGCTCTGTGTACCAGTTTTCCATTGCATGTCCAAGCCACTCCTGCACCCGCTACCCCGCCCACACCGCCTCCGTCAGGGACGTTGCTTGGAATCATTACCACAACAAGGTCTTCATCTCTTGCTCACTAGACTGGACCGTCAAGATCTGGCTTCAGTTCAGTCT CTCGCCTCTGATGACCCTAGACCTTGGGGGGGCGGTGGCAGGAGTCCAGTGGGCACCCTACAGCAGCAGCGTCTTCGTGGCCGTGACAGACGAGGGCCGCGTCCAGGTGTACGACCTCTTCTTCCGCAAGTCGTACCCTCTGTGTTCCCAGAGGCTCCTGCACCGTCGGCAGGTGGCAGTGTCCTGTGTGGCCCTGAACCCCAAGCACCCGGTCAtcctggtgggtggggagag GGGTTACCTGTTAGCGCTGAAGCTTTCGCCAAATCTCAGGAAGATATACAACAATCCTAGAGGCTTTGATCAACTTCCTCACAAGGAAATAGAACTTTGTAAAATAGAGAGGCTGATCGCACTCAACAGAGGACTTGGTATGCACTCTGGTTGCTTCCGGGAGGACGCGAAGACAGATGACAAGACCAGGGAACGGACGAGTGCTGCTCTGACGTTAGTGGTCAAGAGGAAACACCCGACAGATTTCTAA